Proteins encoded together in one Synergistales bacterium window:
- a CDS encoding 2-oxoacid:acceptor oxidoreductase family protein, which yields MRVVIVGLGGQGILFSSRVIGYVARMRDEHVMGSEVHGMAQRGGSVVSHVKIGPYRSPLVRKGEADILLAFEQGEGIRNLDYLKPGGTAVLNIHQPADLDNGNLQNHCSRQRIALRTLQGYDLLREHMGGRFLFLNVLILGAMSALGLGGFSYEEMHSAVGALAPPKHRDDNFKVLQLGYQSLTE from the coding sequence ATGCGGGTTGTTATTGTAGGTCTCGGTGGTCAGGGGATCCTGTTCAGCAGCCGGGTTATCGGGTATGTGGCGCGGATGCGGGACGAACATGTCATGGGCAGTGAGGTGCACGGCATGGCCCAGCGTGGTGGATCCGTCGTCAGTCACGTCAAGATCGGGCCCTACCGCAGCCCTCTGGTGCGGAAAGGAGAGGCCGATATCCTGCTTGCCTTCGAACAGGGTGAAGGGATCCGCAACCTGGACTACCTCAAACCAGGCGGGACGGCGGTGCTCAACATCCACCAGCCCGCCGATCTGGACAACGGCAATCTGCAGAACCACTGTTCCCGGCAGAGGATTGCGCTCCGGACACTGCAGGGGTACGATCTGCTGCGGGAGCACATGGGAGGACGCTTCCTCTTTCTCAACGTCCTGATCCTCGGTGCGATGTCGGCACTCGGTCTCGGCGGCTTCTCCTACGAGGAGATGCACAGCGCCGTAGGGGCCCTGGCCCCGCCCAAGCACCGCGATGATAACTTCAAGGTTCTTCAGCTGGGGTATCAGAGCCTTACGGAATAG
- the iorA gene encoding indolepyruvate ferredoxin oxidoreductase subunit alpha, which translates to MNERQILLGNEAIARGIVEAGCEVATAYPGTPSSEILPAVAAFADALATDTAVEWCTNEKVAFEVAAAAGFSGKRSAAVMKQVGLNVASDALMSVAHFDIAGGFLLVVADDPGPHSSQTGQDSRSFAMFAKIPCFDPSTAAEAKEMVFDAYELSERHHLVTMLRPTGRVDHCRQDVELGEVIATERPAQFKKDIKRWVCLPANVRTSHPRLNEKNRAIREEFEQRYDKYNYELPAEGEAKLGIIAGGVSFAVVKDLLDSWGRTDIAVLKIGTPVPLPLGKVEDFISRHDNVLVLEETYPVIENQLHNREAVKGRWNGAVPSAGELLPEIIEGIILDALGESPQSPEDDLLGKAVEELGIRPNPPMMCPGCPHRASFLAIREALPKGIFPSDIGCYTLGVNQKTVDSVICMGASATQPSGFYLAHKVDSNERPIVATIGDSTFFHMGLPGLVNAVYNRHSFVLAILDNSITAMTGGQPNPAVGSKLRKGDEGRSVDIAGVCRGCGVEYVKTVDPYNVPSAKEFVKDAWDHAREHREPAVLIFKHPCMLLRCEQERIPVAVDPEKCIGCRYCIDFFNCPGLRFDEQNNKAYIDERFCVQCGVCIAACPQNAIVKQEEGAE; encoded by the coding sequence ATGAACGAACGTCAGATCCTCCTTGGAAACGAGGCCATCGCGCGCGGAATCGTCGAGGCGGGCTGCGAGGTGGCTACAGCCTACCCCGGCACCCCTTCCTCGGAGATACTGCCTGCCGTTGCGGCTTTCGCCGATGCGCTGGCAACAGATACGGCTGTAGAGTGGTGCACCAACGAGAAGGTGGCCTTCGAGGTGGCCGCGGCGGCCGGCTTCTCCGGGAAACGCAGTGCCGCCGTCATGAAACAGGTGGGGCTCAATGTCGCCTCCGACGCATTGATGAGCGTGGCGCACTTCGACATCGCCGGCGGCTTTCTGCTGGTTGTCGCCGACGACCCCGGTCCGCACAGTTCCCAGACCGGACAGGACAGCAGGTCCTTCGCCATGTTCGCCAAGATCCCCTGTTTCGATCCCTCCACAGCCGCCGAGGCCAAGGAGATGGTCTTTGACGCCTACGAGCTCTCCGAGCGCCACCATCTGGTGACCATGCTCAGGCCCACGGGCAGGGTCGATCACTGCAGACAGGATGTGGAGCTGGGCGAGGTGATCGCCACCGAACGCCCGGCGCAATTCAAAAAGGACATCAAGCGCTGGGTCTGCCTCCCCGCCAATGTCCGCACCAGCCATCCACGGTTGAACGAGAAGAACCGGGCCATCCGGGAGGAATTCGAGCAGCGGTACGACAAGTACAACTACGAGCTTCCCGCGGAAGGCGAGGCCAAGCTGGGCATCATCGCCGGCGGGGTCTCCTTCGCTGTCGTCAAGGATCTCCTCGATAGCTGGGGCCGCACCGACATCGCGGTGCTCAAGATCGGTACGCCCGTGCCGTTGCCGCTCGGTAAGGTGGAGGACTTCATCTCCCGCCACGACAATGTGCTGGTGCTGGAGGAGACCTACCCGGTGATCGAGAACCAGCTCCACAACAGGGAGGCTGTCAAGGGCCGCTGGAACGGTGCCGTCCCCAGTGCCGGTGAGCTGCTGCCGGAGATCATCGAAGGGATCATCCTGGATGCCCTGGGGGAGAGTCCGCAATCGCCGGAAGACGATTTGCTGGGGAAGGCTGTGGAGGAACTCGGGATTCGTCCCAACCCGCCCATGATGTGTCCGGGATGCCCCCACAGGGCCAGTTTCCTCGCCATACGCGAGGCGCTGCCGAAGGGGATCTTCCCCTCCGATATCGGCTGCTATACCCTGGGGGTGAACCAGAAGACCGTGGACTCCGTGATCTGTATGGGCGCCTCCGCCACCCAGCCTTCGGGGTTCTACCTGGCCCACAAGGTCGACAGCAACGAACGTCCCATCGTGGCGACCATCGGGGATTCCACCTTTTTCCATATGGGGTTGCCCGGGCTCGTGAACGCCGTCTACAACCGACATTCCTTTGTTCTGGCCATCCTCGACAACAGCATCACCGCCATGACGGGGGGGCAGCCGAACCCCGCCGTGGGCAGCAAACTGCGCAAGGGCGACGAGGGCCGGAGTGTGGACATCGCGGGTGTCTGTCGCGGCTGTGGCGTGGAGTATGTCAAGACCGTGGACCCCTACAATGTCCCCTCGGCGAAGGAGTTCGTCAAGGATGCCTGGGACCACGCCCGGGAGCACCGGGAGCCGGCGGTGCTGATCTTCAAACACCCCTGCATGCTCCTCCGGTGCGAGCAGGAGCGTATTCCCGTTGCGGTGGATCCGGAGAAATGCATCGGCTGCCGGTATTGTATCGATTTCTTCAACTGCCCTGGTCTGCGTTTCGACGAGCAGAACAACAAGGCCTACATCGATGAGCGCTTCTGTGTGCAGTGCGGTGTCTGTATCGCGGCCTGTCCTCAGAATGCCATCGTGAAACAGGAAGAGGGGGCTGAGTAG
- a CDS encoding acyl-CoA thioesterase, whose amino-acid sequence MGVVFYANYLDWFEIGRTDLCRQWGVPYAEWEKQGVFLPCVEARCRYKRPARYDETVTLVTAVETVRRNSISFTYVVENEDGRVCAEGWTKHGFCDAHGKLLRHPEKRLPLLENLTTATTPER is encoded by the coding sequence ATGGGCGTCGTGTTCTACGCGAACTACCTCGACTGGTTCGAGATAGGCCGCACCGATTTGTGTCGGCAGTGGGGTGTGCCCTATGCCGAATGGGAGAAACAGGGGGTATTCCTCCCCTGTGTGGAGGCCCGCTGTCGGTACAAACGCCCGGCCCGCTACGACGAGACGGTCACCCTTGTTACAGCTGTGGAGACCGTCAGGCGGAACAGCATCAGCTTCACCTATGTGGTGGAAAACGAGGACGGCCGGGTCTGTGCCGAGGGGTGGACGAAGCACGGTTTTTGCGACGCCCACGGGAAGCTGCTCCGCCATCCCGAAAAGCGGTTGCCCTTGCTGGAAAATCTTACGACGGCGACAACGCCAGAGAGGTGA